The Medicago truncatula cultivar Jemalong A17 chromosome 4, MtrunA17r5.0-ANR, whole genome shotgun sequence genome includes a region encoding these proteins:
- the LOC11424412 gene encoding berberine bridge enzyme-like 17 yields METMRALFFLLTTLTIFMSVSTTTSLSPIQNLLNCFYHYSQSFNSSDIIYGPKNPSFSTILNMKIHNKRFKTATSPKALAIITPKDDSHVQTTIKCAKINNFQLRIRSGGHDYEGFSYLSDVPYVIIDLLHLNSVEVNLQDETTWVEAGATLGKIYYTISKKNNSLAFPSGVCFSLGAGGHFSGGGYGNLMRKFGLSIDNIIDAKIVDVNGNILDRKSMGEDLFWAIRGGGGASFGVILSWKLKLVQVTPQVTVFNVKRNMDEGATDVVYKWQLVAPKLHKDIFIRAQHNVVTISGKKIVQVSFIGQFLGTIERLLPLINESFPELGLKKNDCSSMPWINSTFFWYDIPIGTPLEALLDEPKDPKPIYIKGQSDYVKKPIPKKDIESIWKLMVEGETLSMQWNPYGGRMEEILPSETPFPHRAGNLFLIQYINSWIEESPGAIEHRVNFSRLFHEFMTPYVSNSPREAFLNYRDADVGANHPSNATKIDVARTYGSKYFKENFERLVSVKTKVDPENFFRYEQSIPSRLSKTHI; encoded by the coding sequence ATGGAAACAATGAGAGCGTTGTTTTTTCTCTTGACAACCTTAACAATTTTCATGTCtgtttcaacaacaacatcactaTCACCCATTCAAAATCTTCTCAattgtttttatcattattCTCAATCTTTTAATTCATCTGACATTATTTACGGTCCAAAAAACCCCTCATTCTCAACCATCCTAAATATGAAAATACATAACAAGAGATTTAAAACAGCAACATCACCAAAAGCTTTAGCAATTATAACTCCAAAAGATGATTCTCATGTCCAAACAACAATTAAATGTGCCAAAATCAACAACTTCCAATTAAGAATCCGAAGTGGCGGCCACGATTATGAAGGCTTCTCATACTTATCAGACGTGCCTTATGTTATAATTGACTTGCTTCACCTCAATTCAGTTGAAGTCAATTTACAAGATGAAACAACATGGGTTGAAGCTGGTGCAACACTTGGTAAGATTTATTATAccatttcaaagaaaaataattctCTTGCTTTCCCATCTGGGGTCTGTTTTTCTCTAGGTGCTGGTGGTCATTTCTCTGGTGGTGGGTATGGTAATTTGATGAGAAAATTTGGTCTTTCTATTGATAATATCATTGATGCAAAAATTGTTGATGTCAATGGTAATATCCTTGATAGAAAGTCAATGGGAGAAGATCTATTTTGGGCTATAAGGGGTGGTGGTGGTGCTAGTTTTGGTGTTATTCTTTCATGGAAACTTAAACTGGTTCAAGTAACTCCACAAGTTACTGTTTTCAATGTCAAAAGGAACATGGATGAAGGTGCAACTGATGTTGTATACAAATGGCAATTAGTTGCACCAAAATTGCATAAAGATATTTTTATTAGAGCGCAACATAATGTTGTTACAATTAGTGGTAAAAAGATAGTGCAAGTTAGTTTCATTGGTCAATTTTTGGGAACAATTGAAAGACTTTTGCCGTTGATCAATGAGAGTTTCCCTGAATTAGgtttaaagaaaaatgattgCTCTTCAATGCCTTGGATTAATTCCACATTTTTTTGGTATGATATTCCAATTGGCACTCCTCTTGAAGCATTGTTAGATGAACCAAAAGATCCTAAACCAATTTATATCAAAGGTCAATCAGACTATGTGAAGAAACCAATTCCTAAAAAAGATATCGAATCTATATGGAAATTGATGGTTGAAGGTGAGACGTTGTCTATGCAATGGAATCCTTATGGTGGAAGGATGGAAGAGATATTGCCATCAGAAACACCATTTCCTCACAGAGCTGGAAACTTGTTCTTGATTCAATACATTAATTCTTGGATAGAAGAATCTCCTGGAGCTATTGAACATCGTGTGAATTTTTCAAGGTTGTTTCACGAATTCATGACGCCCTATGTTTCGAATTCTCCAAGGGAAGCATTCCTCAATTATAGAGATGCTGATGTTGGTGCCAATCATCCAAGTAATGcaacaaaaattgatgttgCGAGAACTTATGGAAGCAagtatttcaaagaaaattttgaaagattaGTTAGTGTGAAAACCAAAGTTGATcctgagaatttttttagatacGAACAAAGCATACCTAGTAGGTTATCTAAAACTCATATTTAG